A single region of the Massilia sp. erpn genome encodes:
- a CDS encoding helix-turn-helix transcriptional regulator encodes MPIIVNLDVMLAKRKIKSKELAAYVGITEQNLSLLKSGKVKGIRFVTLEKICERLACQPGDILEWEESEGAEEEAAPAELL; translated from the coding sequence ATGCCCATTATTGTCAACCTCGATGTCATGCTGGCGAAACGTAAGATCAAGTCCAAGGAACTGGCGGCTTATGTAGGTATCACCGAACAAAACCTCTCATTGCTCAAATCCGGCAAGGTCAAGGGCATACGCTTTGTCACGCTGGAGAAGATCTGCGAGCGCCTGGCTTGCCAGCCGGGCGATATCCTGGAGTGGGAAGAGAGCGAAGGCGCGGAGGAGGAGGCCGCGCCGGCGGAGCTACTGTAG
- a CDS encoding lysophospholipid acyltransferase family protein, which produces MQYTGSELVFLARQYLRQATPQFTYRKGGAAQRFFSQSIRRLFPHIPAADCHELCRRHYLSMHQRQQLRQHLGRLDASGIERFLHRHVRVEGQDYLDLVRNSERPVVLFTPHYGNFTIVALKLIQAIGRIKTVNSFHNPLPASHPMGDVESLFGRLGYGYTPIPNDDSGAALKAIRALRRGEVLTIMPDSLGVTGHTSYVPFFGHLVPAMAGASLFALKSNALVIGIYGCPEEGLQTTLRLSAPLEIERNGDLDLDMRTLASAMFRDMERQIRRSPEHWYLLPDIGRALAETLRLAPPADLGWLGQLRQAAPQFQQAIPELERTLAELAQRQMVGGGGLF; this is translated from the coding sequence ATGCAGTACACCGGTTCGGAACTAGTTTTCCTGGCGCGCCAGTACCTGCGCCAAGCCACGCCACAATTTACCTACCGCAAAGGAGGCGCCGCGCAGCGTTTTTTCAGCCAATCCATACGCCGCCTCTTTCCGCATATACCTGCAGCAGACTGTCATGAGCTATGCCGACGCCATTACTTGTCGATGCACCAGCGGCAGCAACTGCGCCAGCATTTAGGCCGGCTCGATGCATCAGGTATCGAGCGCTTCCTGCATCGGCACGTGAGGGTAGAGGGCCAGGATTATCTCGACCTGGTACGCAATAGCGAGCGGCCCGTCGTTCTGTTTACGCCTCATTACGGAAATTTCACGATTGTCGCCCTCAAGCTGATCCAGGCAATCGGGCGCATTAAGACCGTCAACAGCTTCCACAATCCGCTTCCGGCCAGCCATCCCATGGGCGATGTGGAAAGCCTGTTCGGCCGCCTGGGCTATGGCTATACTCCGATTCCGAATGATGACAGCGGCGCGGCACTGAAAGCCATCCGCGCATTGCGGCGCGGCGAAGTGCTGACGATTATGCCGGACAGCCTGGGCGTGACCGGCCATACCAGCTATGTGCCCTTCTTTGGCCATCTGGTGCCGGCCATGGCTGGCGCTTCCTTGTTCGCACTGAAGAGTAATGCGCTCGTCATCGGCATTTACGGCTGTCCCGAAGAAGGCCTCCAAACCACCTTGCGCCTGAGCGCACCGCTGGAAATCGAGCGCAACGGAGATCTGGACCTCGATATGCGCACTTTGGCGAGCGCCATGTTCCGCGATATGGAGCGCCAGATCCGGCGCTCTCCCGAGCACTGGTATCTGCTGCCTGACATTGGCCGGGCGCTGGCCGAAACGCTGCGCCTGGCGCCGCCGGCAGATCTGGGCTGGCTGGGGCAACTGCGCCAGGCCGCGCCCCAGTTCCAGCAAGCCATTCCGGAGCTGGAACGGACGCTGGCCGAGCTGGCGCAGCGTCAAATGGTGGGCGGCGGCGGCCTGTTCTAA
- a CDS encoding CobD/CbiB family protein — protein MTFLSILCALLLEQLKPLRADNPVYAEIKSLAVRMETWFNAGHERHGQMGWFLMMGALMLPTALIYWVLLYYKLYLAAFAWNVAIVYLTLGFRHYSHYFTSIQLALNAGDEAAARSLLAEWTKQDTVGMEVSEIARVAVEKSLITSHRNVFGVFFWFLMPLGPSGAVMYRVSEYLARAWNEPEHMRNEAFGEFAARAFYWIDWIPARLTAVAFAVVGNFEDAIYAWRNFAHRWKDEAIGIILSAGGGAMGVRLGSPLENAAKVVPSDAAAVDIGEVEIDTLPGEEPSVRALQSTVGLVWRALLLWMLLLLLLSGAVWLS, from the coding sequence ATGACTTTTCTTTCCATTCTTTGCGCGTTGTTGTTGGAGCAACTCAAGCCCCTGCGCGCAGATAATCCCGTCTATGCCGAAATCAAGAGCCTGGCGGTGCGCATGGAAACCTGGTTCAACGCCGGCCATGAGCGCCATGGCCAGATGGGCTGGTTCCTCATGATGGGCGCGCTGATGCTGCCCACCGCGCTGATTTACTGGGTTCTGCTGTACTACAAGCTGTATCTGGCCGCCTTTGCCTGGAACGTGGCCATCGTGTACCTGACCCTGGGCTTCCGCCATTACAGCCATTACTTCACTTCGATCCAGCTGGCCCTGAACGCGGGCGACGAAGCCGCCGCGCGCTCGCTGCTGGCCGAATGGACCAAGCAGGATACCGTGGGCATGGAAGTGAGCGAGATCGCCCGCGTCGCCGTGGAAAAGTCCCTGATCACCTCGCACCGCAATGTGTTCGGCGTGTTCTTCTGGTTCCTGATGCCGCTCGGCCCTTCGGGCGCGGTGATGTACCGCGTGTCCGAATACCTGGCGCGCGCCTGGAACGAGCCGGAACATATGCGCAATGAAGCCTTCGGCGAATTCGCCGCGCGCGCCTTCTATTGGATCGACTGGATTCCGGCGCGCCTGACCGCCGTGGCCTTCGCCGTGGTCGGCAACTTCGAAGACGCCATCTACGCCTGGCGCAATTTCGCCCACCGCTGGAAGGATGAAGCCATCGGCATCATCCTGTCGGCCGGCGGCGGCGCCATGGGCGTGCGTCTCGGCTCGCCGCTGGAGAACGCGGCCAAGGTCGTGCCCTCCGATGCCGCCGCCGTCGATATCGGCGAGGTGGAAATCGACACGCTGCCCGGTGAGGAGCCGAGTGTGCGCGCCCTGCAAAGTACCGTGGGCCTGGTCTGGCGCGCGCTGCTGCTGTGGATGCTGCTGCTGCTGTTGCTGTCCGGCGCGGTCTGGCTCAGTTAA
- the rplS gene encoding 50S ribosomal protein L19, whose translation MDLIQQLEQEEIARLGKNIPEFAPGDTVVVNVNVVEGTRKRAQAYEGVVIARRNRGLNSNFIVRKISSGEGVERTFQLYSPLIASIEVKRRGDVRRAKLYYLRERSGKSARIKEKLPTRRAEAKASA comes from the coding sequence ATGGATCTGATTCAACAACTCGAGCAAGAAGAAATCGCTCGTCTGGGCAAGAACATCCCTGAGTTCGCGCCTGGCGACACCGTGGTCGTTAACGTGAACGTAGTCGAAGGCACCCGCAAGCGCGCCCAGGCTTACGAAGGCGTTGTGATCGCACGTCGTAACCGTGGCCTGAACTCGAACTTCATCGTTCGTAAGATCTCGTCCGGCGAAGGCGTTGAGCGTACCTTCCAGCTGTACTCCCCGCTGATCGCTTCGATCGAAGTGAAACGCCGTGGTGACGTACGTCGCGCTAAACTGTACTACCTGCGCGAGCGTTCGGGCAAATCCGCACGTATCAAAGAAAAACTGCCGACCCGTCGCGCAGAAGCGAAAGCAAGCGCGTAA
- a CDS encoding pitrilysin family protein, producing MISFKPRFGATVLLAGLAFLPPAYSQTLPHGVVKGPLAEGITEYRLPNGLKVLLFPDASKPTVTVNVTYLVGSRHENYGETGMAHLLEHLMFKGAPRNRNIPQQFAERGMDFNGTTSLDRTNYYEVFQASPENLKWALDMEAERMTKSFISRKDLDSEMTVVRNEYESGENDPFGVLVKRMQSVAYDWHSYGRSTIGNRSDIENVRIENLQAFYRTWYQPDNAVLLVAGKFDPSQTLAWISKSFGVIPKPKRQLPPFWTVEPTQDGERSFTVRRKGDMQIVAVAYKIPAALHADADALSFMSDILGDTPNGRLHKALVESGKAAQIYSFGLNGYAPGLQVLAALVKAGEPVEPVREQLVAAIESFAAQPPTAEEMERVRRNVSNGIEKALNDPQQVGVALSEQIALGDWRLLFKGRDDLEKVTAQQVSEAAGRYLKRDNRTVGLFLPEDAPQRAEIPAAPSVAEVMKDFKGKDSVLTSEVFDPSQANIMARTELKTLGGLKLALLPKKNRGEAVSVELRLHWGDEKNMFGKSLVATATAQMLMRGSSQYSRAQLADAFSRLKMSGSGPYQFDTTRPNLEQALRLAMHVLKNPSFPEAEFEQMRQQWIVSIEAARNDPQTMATQALEEYLDHYPKGDPRAAMSIDEQLAGVKALKLEDVKAYYRDFYGASHGELAIVGDFDKAAAVKVVEEELGGWLSKAAYARIPNSNSGKAPLHKSIDTPDKENGFYTAHIELDLNKDDADYPALELANYIFGDGGMKSRLMDRIRQKDGLSYGGGSSLAAGEKDRAGGFSVMAIAAPQNLKKLETAIREELERAAKEGFTAAEVAGAKSGLLQQRLQSRSKDEVIAAAWTRYLYLGQTFERSAQHEAKLKALTAEQVSAAFRKALDLGKLSVVTAGDKAKVEAAPKAAAGGATGSAR from the coding sequence ATGATTTCCTTCAAGCCGCGCTTCGGCGCCACCGTCTTGCTGGCCGGCCTGGCCTTCCTGCCTCCGGCCTATTCCCAAACCCTGCCGCATGGCGTCGTCAAAGGCCCGTTGGCCGAGGGCATCACCGAGTACCGTTTGCCGAACGGACTGAAAGTGCTGCTGTTCCCGGACGCGTCGAAACCCACCGTTACCGTCAACGTCACGTATCTGGTCGGCTCGCGCCATGAGAACTATGGCGAGACCGGCATGGCCCACCTGCTGGAACACCTGATGTTCAAGGGCGCGCCACGCAACCGCAATATCCCGCAGCAGTTCGCCGAACGCGGCATGGACTTCAACGGCACCACCTCGCTCGACCGCACCAACTACTACGAGGTGTTCCAGGCCAGTCCCGAGAACCTGAAATGGGCGCTGGATATGGAAGCCGAGCGCATGACCAAGTCCTTCATCTCGCGCAAGGATCTGGACTCGGAAATGACCGTGGTGCGCAACGAGTACGAGAGTGGCGAGAACGATCCCTTCGGCGTGCTGGTCAAGCGCATGCAGAGCGTGGCCTACGACTGGCACAGCTACGGCCGTTCCACCATCGGCAACCGCAGCGATATCGAAAATGTGCGCATCGAGAACCTGCAGGCTTTCTACCGCACCTGGTATCAGCCGGATAACGCCGTGCTGCTGGTGGCCGGCAAGTTCGATCCGTCCCAGACCCTGGCCTGGATCAGCAAGTCCTTTGGCGTGATCCCCAAGCCGAAGCGCCAGTTGCCGCCTTTCTGGACGGTGGAACCGACCCAGGACGGCGAGCGCAGCTTCACTGTGCGCCGCAAGGGCGATATGCAGATCGTGGCGGTGGCCTACAAGATTCCGGCGGCCCTGCATGCCGATGCCGATGCCCTCAGCTTCATGTCCGACATCCTGGGCGATACGCCCAATGGCCGTTTGCACAAGGCCCTGGTGGAAAGCGGCAAGGCGGCGCAGATCTACAGCTTTGGCCTGAACGGCTATGCGCCCGGCCTGCAGGTGCTGGCGGCCCTGGTGAAGGCGGGCGAGCCGGTGGAGCCGGTGCGCGAGCAGCTGGTGGCGGCCATCGAGAGCTTCGCCGCGCAGCCGCCGACAGCGGAGGAGATGGAGCGCGTGCGCCGCAACGTCAGCAACGGCATCGAGAAGGCGCTCAACGACCCGCAGCAGGTCGGCGTGGCGCTGTCAGAGCAGATCGCCCTGGGTGACTGGCGCCTGCTGTTCAAGGGCCGCGACGATCTGGAGAAAGTCACGGCGCAGCAGGTGAGCGAGGCCGCCGGCCGCTATCTGAAGCGCGACAACCGCACCGTGGGCCTGTTCCTGCCGGAAGACGCGCCGCAGCGCGCCGAGATTCCGGCCGCGCCGTCCGTGGCCGAGGTGATGAAGGATTTCAAGGGCAAGGACAGCGTGCTGACTTCGGAAGTCTTCGACCCGAGCCAGGCCAATATCATGGCGCGCACCGAGCTGAAAACCCTGGGCGGCCTGAAACTGGCGCTGCTGCCGAAGAAGAACCGCGGCGAAGCCGTGTCGGTGGAGCTGCGTCTGCATTGGGGCGACGAGAAGAATATGTTCGGCAAATCGCTGGTGGCCACGGCCACCGCGCAGATGCTGATGCGCGGCAGCAGCCAGTACAGCCGCGCGCAATTGGCCGACGCCTTCTCGCGCCTGAAAATGTCGGGCAGCGGCCCCTACCAGTTCGACACCACGCGCCCAAACCTGGAGCAGGCGCTGCGTCTGGCGATGCATGTGCTGAAAAATCCAAGCTTCCCGGAAGCTGAATTCGAACAGATGCGCCAGCAGTGGATCGTTTCCATCGAGGCGGCGCGCAACGACCCGCAGACAATGGCCACGCAGGCGCTGGAAGAATACCTCGACCACTATCCGAAAGGCGACCCGCGCGCCGCGATGAGCATCGACGAGCAACTGGCCGGCGTGAAGGCGCTCAAACTGGAGGACGTGAAAGCGTATTACCGCGATTTCTACGGCGCCTCGCATGGCGAGCTGGCCATCGTCGGCGATTTCGACAAGGCCGCTGCCGTCAAGGTGGTGGAGGAAGAGCTGGGCGGATGGCTGAGCAAAGCCGCTTATGCGCGCATCCCCAACAGCAATTCAGGCAAGGCGCCGCTGCATAAATCCATCGACACGCCGGACAAGGAGAACGGTTTCTACACGGCCCATATCGAGCTGGATCTGAACAAGGACGATGCCGACTATCCGGCGCTGGAGCTGGCGAACTACATCTTCGGCGACGGCGGCATGAAGTCGCGCCTGATGGATCGCATCCGCCAGAAGGACGGCCTGTCCTACGGCGGCGGCTCCTCGCTGGCGGCGGGCGAGAAGGACCGCGCGGGTGGCTTCTCGGTGATGGCGATCGCCGCGCCGCAGAATCTGAAAAAGCTGGAAACGGCCATCCGAGAAGAGCTGGAGCGCGCGGCCAAGGAAGGTTTTACGGCGGCCGAAGTGGCGGGCGCCAAGTCCGGCCTGCTGCAGCAGCGCCTGCAAAGCCGCTCGAAAGACGAAGTGATCGCCGCCGCCTGGACCCGCTACCTGTATCTGGGTCAGACCTTCGAACGCAGCGCCCAGCATGAGGCCAAGCTGAAAGCGCTGACGGCGGAGCAGGTGAGCGCAGCCTTCCGCAAGGCGCTCGACCTGGGCAAACTGAGCGTGGTCACGGCCGGCGACAAGGCCAAGGTGGAAGCGGCGCCCAAGGCGGCGGCCGGTGGCGCGACAGGCAGCGCACGCTGA
- a CDS encoding GntR family transcriptional regulator — protein MTSLAEIMETMGQTSSLPLYQLLQRALREAIDKRIFGPDEALPAERQLASELSISRITVRKAIDGLVDEGLLVRRPGSGNFINTRIEKNFAKLTSFSEDMRARGRTPRSVWLKRSEGTVTPEEALRLRLSPGAPVYRFNRIRFADDVPMCLEYATIVATALPALDAVDVSMYEALEKAGNRPVRALQRLSALLLNAEQAALLQAQQGDAGLAVERLGFLRDGRAVEFCRSIFRGDMYDFVAELSTP, from the coding sequence ATGACATCACTTGCAGAAATCATGGAGACCATGGGGCAAACCAGCAGCCTGCCCCTGTACCAGCTATTACAGCGCGCCCTGCGCGAAGCCATCGACAAACGCATCTTCGGCCCCGATGAAGCCCTGCCCGCCGAGCGCCAGCTGGCGAGCGAACTGTCGATCTCGCGCATCACGGTGCGCAAGGCCATCGACGGCCTGGTGGACGAGGGTCTGCTGGTGCGCCGGCCCGGCTCCGGCAATTTCATCAACACCCGCATCGAAAAGAACTTCGCCAAACTGACCTCGTTTTCCGAGGACATGCGCGCGCGCGGCCGTACCCCGCGCAGCGTGTGGCTGAAGCGCTCGGAAGGCACGGTCACGCCGGAAGAAGCGCTGCGGCTGCGGCTCAGTCCCGGTGCCCCGGTGTACCGCTTCAACCGCATCCGCTTTGCCGACGATGTGCCGATGTGCCTGGAGTACGCGACCATTGTCGCCACCGCCCTGCCCGCACTGGACGCGGTCGATGTCTCGATGTATGAAGCGCTGGAGAAGGCCGGCAACCGGCCGGTGCGCGCCCTGCAACGCCTCTCGGCCCTGCTGCTGAACGCGGAACAGGCGGCGCTGCTGCAGGCACAGCAGGGCGATGCGGGACTGGCGGTGGAGCGTCTGGGCTTTTTGCGCGATGGCCGCGCGGTGGAATTTTGCCGCTCGATCTTCCGCGGCGATATGTACGATTTTGTGGCAGAACTCAGCACGCCCTGA
- a CDS encoding TonB-dependent receptor translates to MKRNLTPIATAVAILTAASGAAAQTPPASSKVDESAVVTVTGVRAALAQSLNQKRNAESLVEVITAEDVGKMPDKSVADSLQRVPGVSVATAGGSEGGFGENDRVSLKGTPSNLTLTTLNGHTVSSGDWYISNITNGGRSVSYSMFPSELIGRVTVHKSAQANLIEGGAAGNVNIETRKPLSFKKPWTLMGSVEGVYSEGPKKTDAQFSALANWKNEAGNMGVLVQLFDEKRSLRRLGQEFLSWAKVDSTMAPEWVKSNPEVNGKWLSVLTGTALFEQKRERKGGMLDVQFKVSPDFSFDVSGFYTRLDADNINANFMMDASQPLSNNANLAGTGGIKPSSWTIKGDTITALAFPAACPVANCSDMGSSLQDIIARPGSYSDSKFLNLDWQWRANEHLKFKGQIGTTRGTGYARDYGYEAWLAYSGTSITTYGLDQPATVVVPNAGSFTPRTGANFFSGWASDTKAKDKESYGQVDGEYKTPWEIVPTLHFGLRHAKHERDLIWLSGTVAPAGGLAANRPTGLTNFPDSPLPNLLNKGWTFTSESMKAWGDKYVSFDTHAYQSEFQIREKASAGYVMGDLSFGPVQGNLGVRFVRTQIDVANASPNDRWAPEYTSRSYNNFLPSLNLRTDLSQDVVLRGAASRTLSRPDIGALGSLSLNDLTFSANGGNPKLTPILSNNVDAGIEWYFMPKSLLGVNVFNMHMASYVTFGASTAEFFNQSVGRVTTYTMSSAMNTKARVRGVELQYVQDLGNGFGVNANYTYADGKETGKAPNSACADLGDCNMVGTSKRSYNAGVFYENNKFSARINYSYRSAFLNGLDRNSAIYQDGVGTLSAAFNYNLTENLTLSLEGKDLNDPTLKSYATTKDQPRAFYKNGKQLFFGIRGKM, encoded by the coding sequence ATGAAGCGCAATCTGACCCCGATCGCCACCGCGGTCGCCATCCTGACCGCCGCCAGTGGTGCGGCGGCGCAAACCCCGCCAGCCAGTTCCAAAGTCGATGAGTCGGCCGTCGTCACCGTGACCGGCGTGCGTGCCGCGCTGGCCCAGTCGTTGAACCAGAAACGTAATGCCGAGTCGCTGGTGGAAGTGATCACCGCCGAAGACGTGGGCAAGATGCCGGATAAGAGCGTGGCCGATTCCCTGCAGCGCGTGCCGGGCGTGTCGGTGGCGACGGCCGGCGGCAGCGAAGGCGGCTTCGGCGAGAATGACCGCGTCAGCCTGAAAGGCACGCCGTCCAACCTGACCCTGACCACGCTGAATGGGCATACCGTGTCCAGCGGCGACTGGTATATCTCGAACATCACCAATGGCGGCCGCTCGGTCAGCTACTCGATGTTCCCTTCCGAATTGATCGGCCGCGTCACGGTGCATAAAAGCGCGCAGGCCAATCTGATCGAGGGCGGCGCGGCCGGCAATGTGAACATCGAAACGCGCAAGCCGCTCAGCTTCAAGAAGCCCTGGACTCTGATGGGTTCCGTGGAAGGCGTGTACAGCGAAGGGCCGAAGAAAACCGATGCGCAGTTCAGCGCCCTGGCCAACTGGAAGAACGAGGCCGGCAATATGGGCGTGCTGGTGCAGCTGTTCGACGAGAAGCGCAGCCTGCGCCGCCTCGGCCAGGAATTCCTGTCCTGGGCCAAGGTGGACAGCACCATGGCGCCGGAGTGGGTCAAGTCCAATCCCGAGGTGAACGGCAAATGGCTGTCGGTGCTGACCGGTACCGCCTTGTTCGAGCAGAAGCGCGAGCGCAAGGGCGGCATGCTGGACGTGCAGTTCAAGGTCAGCCCCGATTTCAGTTTCGATGTCAGCGGCTTTTATACCCGCCTGGATGCGGACAATATCAACGCCAACTTCATGATGGACGCCAGCCAGCCGCTGTCGAACAACGCCAACCTGGCCGGCACCGGCGGCATCAAGCCTTCTTCCTGGACCATCAAGGGCGACACCATCACGGCGCTCGCATTCCCGGCCGCCTGCCCGGTCGCCAACTGCAGCGATATGGGTTCTTCGTTGCAGGACATCATTGCCCGTCCCGGCTCTTACAGCGATTCCAAGTTCCTCAATCTGGACTGGCAATGGCGCGCCAACGAGCACCTGAAATTCAAGGGCCAGATCGGCACCACGCGCGGCACCGGCTATGCGCGCGACTATGGCTATGAAGCCTGGCTGGCCTATTCCGGCACCAGCATCACCACCTATGGCCTGGATCAGCCGGCCACGGTCGTCGTGCCGAATGCCGGCAGCTTCACGCCGCGCACCGGCGCCAACTTCTTCAGCGGCTGGGCTTCGGACACCAAGGCCAAGGACAAGGAAAGCTATGGCCAGGTCGATGGCGAGTACAAGACGCCGTGGGAGATTGTGCCGACCCTGCATTTCGGCCTGCGCCACGCCAAGCATGAGCGCGACCTGATCTGGCTGTCGGGTACCGTGGCGCCGGCCGGCGGCTTGGCCGCCAACCGGCCTACCGGCTTGACCAATTTCCCGGACAGCCCGCTGCCCAATCTGCTGAACAAGGGCTGGACCTTTACCAGCGAGTCAATGAAAGCCTGGGGCGACAAGTACGTCAGCTTCGACACCCATGCCTACCAAAGCGAATTCCAGATCCGCGAAAAAGCCTCGGCCGGTTATGTGATGGGCGACCTGAGTTTCGGTCCGGTGCAGGGCAATCTCGGCGTGCGCTTCGTGCGCACCCAGATCGATGTGGCCAACGCTTCGCCCAACGATCGCTGGGCGCCGGAGTACACCTCGCGCAGCTATAACAACTTCCTGCCCAGCCTGAACCTGCGCACCGACCTGTCGCAGGACGTGGTGCTGCGCGGCGCAGCCAGCCGCACGCTGTCGCGCCCCGATATCGGCGCCCTCGGCTCGCTCAGCCTGAACGACCTGACCTTCTCGGCCAACGGCGGCAATCCCAAGCTGACGCCCATCCTGTCGAACAATGTGGATGCCGGCATTGAGTGGTACTTCATGCCCAAGTCGCTGCTGGGCGTGAACGTGTTCAATATGCACATGGCGTCGTATGTGACCTTTGGCGCCTCGACGGCGGAATTTTTCAACCAGTCGGTGGGCCGCGTCACGACCTACACCATGAGTTCCGCGATGAATACCAAGGCCCGCGTGCGCGGCGTGGAACTGCAGTATGTGCAGGATCTGGGCAATGGCTTCGGCGTCAACGCCAACTACACCTATGCCGACGGCAAGGAAACCGGCAAGGCGCCGAATTCGGCCTGCGCCGATCTGGGTGACTGCAATATGGTGGGCACCTCCAAGCGCTCCTACAACGCCGGCGTGTTCTACGAGAACAACAAGTTCAGCGCCCGCATCAACTACAGCTACCGCTCGGCCTTCCTGAATGGCCTGGACCGCAACAGCGCGATCTATCAGGACGGTGTGGGCACGCTGTCGGCTGCCTTCAACTACAATCTCACCGAGAACCTGACGCTCTCGCTGGAAGGCAAGGACTTGAACGATCCAACGCTCAAGTCCTACGCCACCACCAAGGACCAGCCGCGCGCCTTCTACAAGAACGGCAAGCAGCTCTTCTTCGGCATCCGGGGCAAGATGTAA
- a CDS encoding glycosyl hydrolase yields MRTKVMAALLGAAAAFAAASAPAAAAPQFVYSPYRHLPLDGAAASINALQGLDAKALSWAFAVGECGAETWGGQPGQTVAAAKVPQFVAAGIGYIVSTGGQGGIFTCSSDEGMEKFIARYDSAHLLGFDFDIEAAQTPAQIDSLLARLVKAQGKRPQLRFSFTVATHAATDGSRRSLNSTGEAVLAAIRRSGLRDYVLNLMVMNYGPAGSKVCAVRGQRCDMGSSAIQAVLNVHMKYKVPLEQIEVTPMIGVNDVAENVFTQSDARTVARAVRDMKLAGLHYWSLDRDKPCGQPTTGADPRCSSLPGVAAGVYGRELGKVAP; encoded by the coding sequence ATGAGAACCAAAGTCATGGCGGCGCTGCTGGGCGCCGCGGCAGCCTTTGCGGCTGCATCCGCGCCTGCGGCGGCTGCGCCGCAATTTGTCTATAGTCCGTACCGCCATCTGCCGCTGGATGGCGCGGCAGCCAGCATCAATGCCCTGCAAGGGCTGGATGCCAAAGCGCTGAGCTGGGCCTTTGCCGTCGGCGAATGCGGCGCCGAGACCTGGGGCGGACAGCCCGGGCAGACGGTAGCGGCGGCCAAGGTGCCGCAGTTCGTGGCGGCCGGCATCGGCTATATCGTATCGACCGGAGGCCAGGGCGGCATATTCACCTGCTCCAGCGACGAGGGCATGGAAAAATTCATCGCCCGCTACGACTCGGCGCACCTGCTGGGCTTTGACTTCGACATTGAAGCGGCGCAAACTCCGGCCCAGATCGACAGCCTGCTGGCGCGTCTGGTCAAGGCTCAAGGCAAACGCCCGCAACTGCGCTTCAGCTTTACCGTGGCCACGCACGCGGCCACCGATGGCAGCCGGCGCAGCCTGAACTCCACCGGCGAGGCGGTGCTGGCGGCGATCCGCCGCAGCGGCCTGCGCGACTATGTGCTGAACCTGATGGTGATGAATTACGGCCCGGCCGGCAGCAAGGTGTGCGCGGTGCGCGGCCAGCGCTGCGATATGGGTTCCTCCGCCATTCAGGCGGTGCTGAACGTGCATATGAAATACAAGGTGCCGCTGGAGCAGATCGAGGTGACGCCGATGATCGGCGTGAATGATGTGGCGGAAAATGTTTTTACCCAAAGCGATGCGCGCACCGTGGCGCGCGCCGTACGCGATATGAAGCTGGCGGGCCTGCATTACTGGTCGCTGGACCGCGACAAGCCTTGCGGCCAGCCGACGACGGGCGCCGACCCGCGCTGCAGCTCGTTGCCGGGCGTGGCGGCCGGCGTGTATGGGCGCGAACTGGGTAAGGTGGCGCCATGA
- a CDS encoding DUF3579 domain-containing protein, with product MASEFFILGVTADGKQFRPSDWAERLCGVMSCFRPEGSGGRHAHLQFSPLVRPVLLNGTKAVVVSNDLRELEPMAYHFVVAFARDNNLQVVDACLVPTPEEETRASASA from the coding sequence ATGGCCAGCGAGTTCTTTATTCTTGGCGTTACCGCCGATGGCAAGCAGTTCCGTCCGAGCGATTGGGCCGAGCGCTTGTGCGGGGTGATGTCCTGCTTCCGACCGGAAGGCAGCGGCGGGCGCCACGCCCACTTGCAGTTTTCTCCCCTTGTCCGCCCCGTGCTGCTGAACGGCACCAAGGCCGTCGTGGTCAGTAATGACCTGCGCGAGCTGGAGCCGATGGCTTACCACTTCGTGGTCGCTTTTGCGCGCGATAATAATCTGCAGGTGGTTGACGCCTGCCTGGTGCCGACGCCGGAAGAAGAGACGCGCGCCTCGGCCAGTGCCTGA
- a CDS encoding CoA pyrophosphatase, producing the protein MSKPLVDPSQWPVDSIAGEAAVLLERLAPAWLRQRFAQPPAWTPELPDESARFPHPTAAAVLVPLVLREEGLSLLLTQRTAHLNDHAGQIAFPGGRAEPGDGSPIETALRETEEEIGLARRHIEVIGHLPDYLTGTGYRVTPVVGLVLPPFELRADPGEVAEIFEVPLAFLMDGLNHRRLSAELPSGRRSFYAMPYEERFIWGATAGMLRNLFHFLRA; encoded by the coding sequence ATGAGTAAGCCACTCGTCGATCCCAGTCAATGGCCGGTCGATTCCATCGCCGGCGAAGCGGCCGTCCTGCTGGAGCGCCTGGCGCCCGCATGGCTGCGCCAGCGCTTCGCCCAGCCGCCCGCGTGGACGCCGGAGCTGCCCGACGAATCGGCGCGCTTCCCGCATCCGACCGCCGCCGCCGTGCTGGTGCCGCTGGTGCTGCGCGAGGAAGGTCTGTCCCTGCTGCTGACCCAGCGCACCGCCCATTTGAACGACCATGCCGGCCAGATCGCTTTTCCCGGCGGGCGCGCCGAGCCGGGCGACGGCTCTCCCATCGAAACGGCGCTGCGCGAAACGGAAGAGGAAATCGGCCTGGCGCGCCGGCATATCGAGGTGATCGGCCACCTGCCTGATTACCTGACCGGCACCGGCTACCGCGTGACGCCGGTGGTGGGCCTGGTGCTGCCGCCGTTCGAGCTGCGCGCCGATCCTGGCGAAGTGGCCGAGATTTTCGAAGTGCCGCTGGCCTTCCTGATGGACGGCTTGAACCACCGGCGCCTGTCGGCCGAGCTGCCCAGCGGCCGCCGCAGCTTCTACGCCATGCCTTACGAGGAACGCTTCATCTGGGGCGCGACGGCCGGCATGCTGCGCAATCTGTTTCATTTCTTGCGCGCATAG